One segment of Campylobacter concisus ATCC 51562 DNA contains the following:
- a CDS encoding bifunctional ADP-dependent NAD(P)H-hydrate dehydratase/NAD(P)H-hydrate epimerase — MKNLYLDTRILDERASKKFGLSEELLMENAAAGIANFIRKKFKKGMRVLGICGGGNNGADVLCALRMLEGEFECEFILASQNLKLLASKQLERAKLANVHESHDIDISLKEADCVIDGLFGSGLNRNLDKNHIELISKINKSPAYTIACDMPSGLSSDGKVLGACVKADTTITMGARKLGLYSDAAKDFVGKIKVADLGISAQNYECESDYHLLEKRDLVLPNRKNQCVNKGDFGHAFIVSGEHIGASKLCAKAAFAFGTGLVSVISNESLNLPTQIMQASKISDKMNAGAVGMGLGKKGVEELDTQILKGKKLVLDADIFYSAKVLELLNENCVLTPHPKEFCSLLNLCNIADIDVKTLQENRFAYAKSWSEKFKAVLVLKGANTIIAKDGKIYIMPYGKNILAKGGSGDVLSGFVLALLAQGYEPLNAAISATLAHALSLRNFGKNSYALEPTDIIKGVKCLRKK; from the coding sequence ATGAAAAATTTATATTTAGATACAAGAATTTTAGACGAGCGAGCGAGTAAGAAATTTGGCCTTAGTGAAGAGCTTTTAATGGAAAACGCTGCCGCTGGCATAGCAAATTTCATCCGTAAGAAATTTAAAAAAGGTATGAGGGTACTAGGTATTTGCGGTGGTGGGAATAACGGTGCTGATGTGCTTTGCGCGTTAAGAATGCTTGAGGGCGAGTTTGAATGCGAATTTATCTTAGCTAGTCAGAATTTAAAGCTACTTGCGAGTAAGCAGCTTGAACGTGCAAAACTAGCTAATGTGCACGAAAGCCACGATATAGACATTAGTTTAAAAGAGGCGGACTGTGTCATAGATGGACTTTTTGGCTCTGGTTTAAATAGAAATTTAGACAAAAATCACATAGAGCTTATCTCAAAGATAAACAAAAGCCCTGCTTACACCATCGCTTGTGATATGCCAAGTGGACTAAGTAGTGATGGCAAAGTGTTAGGTGCTTGCGTAAAAGCAGACACCACTATCACGATGGGAGCTAGAAAGCTTGGGCTTTATAGCGACGCGGCAAAGGACTTTGTTGGCAAGATAAAGGTCGCTGATCTTGGCATAAGCGCGCAAAACTACGAATGCGAGAGCGACTATCACTTGCTTGAAAAACGCGACCTTGTGCTTCCAAATAGAAAAAATCAGTGCGTAAATAAGGGCGACTTTGGCCACGCATTTATTGTATCTGGCGAGCACATAGGAGCTAGCAAACTTTGCGCAAAGGCAGCATTTGCTTTTGGGACTGGGCTAGTTAGCGTGATAAGCAATGAGAGTCTAAATTTGCCAACGCAGATCATGCAAGCTAGCAAGATAAGCGATAAAATGAATGCCGGAGCCGTTGGCATGGGGCTTGGCAAAAAGGGCGTAGAAGAGCTTGATACACAAATTTTAAAAGGCAAAAAGCTTGTTCTTGACGCTGATATCTTTTACAGCGCAAAAGTGCTTGAACTACTAAATGAAAACTGTGTTTTAACGCCCCATCCAAAGGAGTTTTGTTCACTTTTAAATCTTTGTAATATAGCAGATATCGACGTAAAAACATTACAAGAAAATAGATTTGCTTATGCTAAGTCTTGGAGCGAGAAATTTAAGGCCGTGCTCGTGTTAAAAGGCGCAAATACAATAATTGCTAAAGATGGAAAAATCTATATCATGCCTTATGGTAAAAATATACTTGCAAAAGGTGGCAGTGGTGACGTGCTAAGCGGATTTGTACTTGCTCTTTTAGCTCAAGGCTATGAGCCACTAAATGCTGCCATATCGGCTACACTAGCTCATGCACTAAGCCTTAGAAATTTTGGCAAAAACAGCTACGCGCTCGAGCCAACAGACATTATAAAAGGAGTAAAATGCTTACGAAAAAAATAG
- the purN gene encoding phosphoribosylglycinamide formyltransferase: MLTKKIAVLFSGSGSNLEAILKKVHNQIFNGIKIEVCLCICNKPGAYGIERAKKFGLDTTIIESAKFANREEFDAAVVEQILKSGAELTVLAGFMRILTPVFTSKIKAINLHPSILPLFKGAHAIKESFESEMMLGGVSVHYVSEELDGGKLIAQRAFEREDGMSLEDWESKIHAIEHEILPESIIKILTKEANV, encoded by the coding sequence ATGCTTACGAAAAAAATAGCCGTACTTTTTAGCGGTAGTGGCTCAAATTTAGAAGCGATACTTAAAAAAGTTCATAATCAAATTTTTAATGGTATAAAAATCGAAGTTTGCCTTTGTATTTGCAACAAGCCAGGAGCATATGGCATCGAGCGTGCTAAGAAATTTGGGCTTGATACGACGATAATAGAGAGTGCCAAATTTGCAAATAGAGAAGAATTTGACGCTGCAGTTGTGGAACAAATTTTAAAAAGCGGCGCTGAACTAACGGTGCTTGCTGGGTTTATGAGGATATTAACTCCTGTTTTTACATCAAAGATAAAAGCCATAAATTTACACCCATCTATATTGCCACTTTTTAAAGGCGCTCATGCGATAAAAGAGAGCTTTGAGAGCGAGATGATGCTTGGCGGAGTTAGCGTACACTACGTGAGCGAGGAGCTTGACGGAGGTAAACTCATCGCACAAAGAGCGTTTGAAAGAGAAGATGGTATGAGTTTGGAGGATTGGGAGAGCAAAATCCATGCGATAGAGCATGAAATTTTGCCTGAGAGCATAATAAAAATTTTAACAAAGGAAGCAAATGTTTGA